One stretch of Chrysiogenia bacterium DNA includes these proteins:
- a CDS encoding FAD-dependent oxidoreductase, protein MALFPQDKQIVIVGGGYAGIHAAAVLAWRLKGKTGVRVMLVSDREYFLDRCRLHEAAVRDAAICYPLAPMFAGTCVDASLGSVDRINLEERRLHVAHPSHGYEIPFDALFVATGATPNDFGIPGVKEHARFLSSYDDAVAIRAKVESLEGGNVIVVGGGLTGIELAAELAELARADDTGAPRFHVTLLEGAERLLPACDEREANYCHERLSRMRVSVRTRAQVERLEEKSARLKDGTQLPHDLVVWCAGIAASAPEGLAAARTDRAGRIETDDLLELRREPLLLAGGDLISCTPAGAEGPLAAKAMWAVQMGEYAGEALAAWALGEDAPAAPVFQDKGELISLGQRDACGIAQVGPVRQFLSGFPAVLLKDASLTYHLWGLAGRTGVAPGAQPVIPRT, encoded by the coding sequence ATGGCGCTCTTTCCCCAGGACAAGCAGATCGTGATCGTCGGCGGCGGCTATGCGGGCATCCATGCCGCGGCCGTGCTGGCCTGGCGCCTCAAGGGCAAGACCGGCGTGCGCGTCATGCTGGTTTCCGATCGCGAATACTTCCTCGACCGCTGCCGCCTGCATGAGGCCGCCGTGCGCGACGCGGCCATCTGCTATCCGCTCGCCCCCATGTTCGCCGGCACCTGCGTCGATGCCTCGCTCGGCAGCGTCGATCGCATCAACCTCGAAGAGCGCCGCCTTCACGTGGCGCATCCCTCGCACGGGTACGAGATCCCCTTCGACGCGCTCTTCGTTGCGACCGGTGCGACGCCCAACGACTTCGGCATCCCCGGCGTCAAAGAGCACGCGCGCTTCCTCTCTTCCTATGACGACGCCGTGGCGATTCGCGCGAAAGTCGAATCGCTTGAGGGCGGCAATGTCATCGTCGTGGGCGGCGGGCTCACTGGCATCGAACTGGCCGCGGAGCTGGCGGAACTTGCGCGCGCCGATGACACCGGCGCGCCGCGCTTCCACGTCACGCTCCTTGAGGGCGCCGAGCGTCTGCTGCCGGCCTGCGATGAGCGCGAGGCCAATTACTGCCACGAGCGCCTGAGCCGCATGCGGGTGAGCGTGCGCACCCGGGCGCAGGTCGAGCGTCTCGAAGAAAAGAGCGCGCGGCTCAAGGACGGCACCCAGCTTCCCCACGACCTGGTGGTCTGGTGTGCGGGCATCGCCGCAAGCGCGCCCGAGGGCCTTGCCGCCGCGCGCACCGACCGGGCCGGGCGCATCGAGACCGATGACCTGCTGGAGCTGCGGCGCGAGCCCCTGCTGCTGGCCGGCGGCGACCTCATCAGTTGCACCCCCGCCGGGGCCGAGGGCCCGCTGGCGGCCAAGGCCATGTGGGCCGTCCAGATGGGCGAGTACGCCGGGGAGGCGCTTGCCGCCTGGGCCCTTGGCGAGGACGCGCCCGCCGCGCCGGTCTTCCAGGACAAGGGCGAGCTCATCAGCCTGGGGCAGCGCGACGCCTGCGGGATCGCCCAGGTGGGCCCCGTGCGCCAGTTCCTGAGCGGCTTCCCGGCCGTCCTGCTCAAGGATGCTTCGCTCACCTACCACTTGTGGGGCCTCGCAGGCCGCACGGGCGTCGCCCCCGGCGCCCAGCCAGTGATTCCGCGCACTTAG